ACGTCGCCGACAATCAGGGCGACGGATCCTGGGCGGTCTCCGCGCAGGTCGAGGGCGCGCTGGGCCTCGGCACGCTCGGCACCGGCATCGATGCGCCGCGCGCCGACAGCGCGGTGAGCCGGCGCTGCCGCATCGACCGCGAGCCGGTCAACTCGGCGAGCGCCTTCGGCGACCACATCCGCATGGTGTGGCTGACGCCGGCGATGGACGGCCTGTTCATGGGCGCGGCCTCGGAGCGGCGGCGCTTCTTCGACCGCCTGGTGCTGGCGATTGACAGCGAGCATTCCAGCCGCATCTCGGCGCTCGAGCGTTCGCTGCGCTCGCGCAACCGGCTGCTCGAGGTGCGCAATTATGACGACCATTGGTGCGACGCCATCGAGCGCGAAACCGCCGAGCTTGCGGTCGCGGTCGCAGCGACGCGCGGCCAGACCGCTGCAAAGCTCACCGCGATGCTCAATGGCCGCGCGCAATCCTCGGCGTTCCCGTCGGCGCAAATCGCGCTCGACGGCTGGATGGAGAACGCGTTGCTTGCAGAGACCGCGACTTCGGTCGAGGACCGCTACCGCCAGATCCTACGCGACAACCGCCCGCGCGATGCGATCGCCGGCCGCACCACCGACGGGCCGCACCTCACCGATCTCCAAGTCGTCTATGCGCCGAAGGGGATGCCGGCGCGCGATGCCTCGACCGGCGAGCAGAAGGCGCTGCTGATCGGGCTCGTGCTGGCGCATGCGACGCTGGTTGCCGAGATGACCGGCATCGTGCCGCTCTTGCTGCTCGACGAGGTCGTCGCGCATCTCGATCCGCACCGCCGTGCGGCGCTGTTTGCCGAACTGCAGAAACTCGGTGCGCAGGTGTGGTTAACCGGCGCCGACCCTGCCGCTTTTGCCGAGATCGGCAGCTCCGGCGAGGTGTTCGACGTCGAGAACGGGCGCATCACGGCGCGCCGGTAGGGTCACCGTTGAACCTGACGGGTTCCCCCGGCGACTAGTCTCTTGAGGCCGCGCCGACAGTGTCGCAGCCGTTGCAATCGCGCGATGCCCCGATTGGCGCGCAACATCCTTGGAGATTCGACGATGTCGACAGTAAGGCGCGGGACGAAAGTTCCGGCACGATGGCGGCTGTTTGTGTGCGGCCTCTTCCTGGTGGCGAGTTGCCCAATCGTGGCAAGGGCCGATGACGGCTTGGTTGACGTTCGCACGCTGCCGAAACTGGAAGGCGCGGTGGAGGATGCCGCGCGCACCGAATCCCACAGTCTGCAGTATGGCGTGCCGACAGTGGTCGCGGCGACGACCGCCGCCGCGCGAAAGCTCCTGAGTGCCGACGGCTGGGTACAATTTGTCCAGCCGACCGAAGAAAACAGCCCCATCTTGATGTTCAGGAAGGGACGGCTGGGACTGCACGTCTCCTTCACGCAGGGCCTCGGCCGGCCCGATCAGTCCGTGGTGTATTATTCCGCGAACCGGATCAGCGGTAATGTGCCGTTCCCCGCGACCGCTACCGACATCGTGTTCGACGAAAATCGTCCCTATCTCAGCTGCATCGCTCCGTCGTCGTTCGATGCGACACAGGACTTCTTCGCCAAGGAAATGGCTGCGA
This region of Bradyrhizobium sp. CCGUVB1N3 genomic DNA includes:
- the recF gene encoding DNA replication/repair protein RecF, with the protein product MTPSRIHRLTLTQFRNYRAAGLETTADMVALVGPNGAGKTNCIEAISFLSPGRGLRRATLEDVADNQGDGSWAVSAQVEGALGLGTLGTGIDAPRADSAVSRRCRIDREPVNSASAFGDHIRMVWLTPAMDGLFMGAASERRRFFDRLVLAIDSEHSSRISALERSLRSRNRLLEVRNYDDHWCDAIERETAELAVAVAATRGQTAAKLTAMLNGRAQSSAFPSAQIALDGWMENALLAETATSVEDRYRQILRDNRPRDAIAGRTTDGPHLTDLQVVYAPKGMPARDASTGEQKALLIGLVLAHATLVAEMTGIVPLLLLDEVVAHLDPHRRAALFAELQKLGAQVWLTGADPAAFAEIGSSGEVFDVENGRITARR